The Drosophila sechellia strain sech25 chromosome 2R, ASM438219v1, whole genome shotgun sequence nucleotide sequence AAAGCGTATAAGGCAACCAAATATTATTAACCTGAGTCTTTTCCCAAAATAGGTTAAAAAGTTTGAAGTCCCAAATCAATCAGGTTGAATGCAATTAGAAAAGTTAGAACCCACCTTGGGCACATATGGACCCTCGTTGAGAAAGGCGGCACTGAAGATGCTGCGCCGTCCCTTGCTGGAGTTGCTCGAGTGCTGGGAGTTCTGGGAATCATCCGAGGCGGCGGGCGTGGGATAGATCAATCCCACCTGGCTTTCGATGGTGGAGTAGGGATCCTCGCTGCTGTTCGTCAGCGGCACTCGCAGGCCCATCGCATCCAGTGACTTGGGAATCGTTTGGAGGCGACTCCGCAGCATGTCCATGGCCACCACGTTGACCACGAGTATCCAGACCGGAGAATTGATTAGATTATTGTTCGACTTGACCAGCGATACGGCGGACAGGCACTGCCGTTCCAGCCTTCCGCGTTCCGGATAAGTGCTCGCAAACTCGCGGTTTATGTTCGTCTGGAACTTCTTCATATCGAAGAGTCGAGCGGAGGTGCCTGCGGTAAGGGACATCTGCGGCATTTGGATTATGTCGCCGCCGATCACAGTCTCCTCGTTGCCCTGCGACGTGCTGTTCACGTAGATGCTGCTCTTGCCATACCGCTTGATGAATATGTTGCCGGTGTCGtccattttgattttgaatCCATCGCCAATGGACTTTTTGATCACCTTCGTCTCGGCATCGCGCATGGGATTATCGAAGCCATTCAGGCCAATGCTGCGGATTGAGCAATATTAAATAAGTTGGTCTTAATAGTCAAATATGTAAAACTCACCGCACTCCATCGAATCCATTCTTAGATCCATTTATGGTTATCACAGAGGAGCGGGCGTAGGCCTTGGCCACGCGCCGATTCTTCTCGAAGACAATTATCTTGGCCCAGATCTCGTCGTCGATTTGCTCCCACTTGGACAGAACCTCGTTGATGTGATCCTGCGTGGGGTCAATAGGTATGGATAATGGTTGAACTAATGATCAAATGAGTTAAAATGGACAGGAAACGCACCCTGAAGAGCTTTTCGCGATCGTGCCAGACGTCTTCCTCCTGCTCTTCCTGCCCGATGGCATCCAAATTGTCCAGGGAGCGCGATATGATCTTGCGGCGAGAAATCATCTTGTCGGTCTGCTCGCTTGATTCGTTTCCTCTGCAACGGTAGAACATTTTccgaaattattataaataattatgagACAATTAACCTGCGCCACCACCAGCGGGTGCGAATGACTTTGATTGGATCTGGCTAGCAGTCGAAATTAAATCCCCGTCGAATGGGACACGCACTGAAAAGATTATTAGGCAATCAGTCCAATCAATCTGCAAGCCAATGAACTCTGCGCACGGATGGCAACAATGGGTGTTTTTGGGCTTGGACTTTTTGTTAGATAGCTCGCTCCTTGGGTCGATCCATCGAATCACCAATGTCACCGTCTCTAATTGAACGACGGCGATGCCTTGACAATTGTTTGGTGTTAAACACTTTGTCGAACACTACTcgcatttttgcatttatattgttgttgttgctgcttttgtgTTCGGGTCAAGCCAACTGGCCTGGCATTTCAATTGGCCATTTGGGGTTTTCCTTCAAAGTCAGTGTGATTTGCTTATGCATCGCACTGCCGTCAGCGTTTTGTGACAAAATCCAGTAGTGGCAGCCACTGTCAGGTGGATTGGCGGTCAGCCACGTGATTGGCATTAAATGCGGGCCAAATGCGATTTACCAATAAATGAGTGTCACATATTCCCGCGGCCAGTGGCAATGAAAGTGAGTCTGTCTTGTGGAACATAGCTTCCCACTCCCAATCCAAAAATATGTGACATTTCTAAGCGTGGTCGAATTAAGGGCACTACATGCCCTGCATTTTCCACGACAACCCAATCCGATTCGTGCcccaatttaaatgtttttcaaattaCCCAGAACTGCAGTGTGTGCGCTTTAATAGCCAACGAGCGAGTTTCCCATCGAGAATTGACAAACATGGATTCCGATCCATTGAAGCCGCCGACTTGGGCTTTCTATTTGGGCAAGCGTTGGCGTTGGTTCTTTAATTAACGAACAGAATGGCCATAAAACCTGATAAGTGTCACGCACTTCGCTGTCTCCAAAAACTTTGTGCTCGAAGATCCGTTTTGGCCAGaagaaatttcaaattataactggttttctttttggcaAACGTTAAGATTAATGGCGAATAATATTTTGGTAGACACGCCCACGGCCCGACGATTTTGACACTTTTTGGCACTGAGAAATCTATGAGAAATTTAGGGAAAAGTTCTAAGAAAGATTGAGTTTCTTACAACAAGAGATTCAATCTAATAACAAACACACTCCGTAACCTTTTGAGGCCTCATGAATTCCTATGAATTGACCAAcattttgcttaattagaaCCCACCCCACTTTCATTCATGAATCAGGGGCCCTGCTGTTAATGATGGCCAAATATCGCAAAGATAGCATTGCCTAAGAGCAACATTCAGTTGCGTCTGTTTCATCTTCTATTTTAGAGCGATATGATTAAGTTCTTGGGGTTCCTACGTCAATGGGGTTCTGgttttttctgttttgtcTTCCCTCCGCCAGATTGTTTTATATTGTATAATATATACGCATAACATTTCGTTCTTTTCTCCATCGCCGGCGATGTTCAGCTCGTCTTGGTTCGGCATTTTTTTTgctaataattatataaaatctTTTTGTGTGCCGAACGTGATGTTGATTTTTTGGCGATGATCGCATTCGGCAACAAGAATAACACTCACCCGAAACATCTGTATACGAGTATAAAGACAGGGgtatgaaatttaattatctaGCTGGCCTTTGATTATGAAAAGTTTAAACtgcattaaataattaaagcttCTTACATGGCCAGCAGATGATTTATCTTGTTTGCTGATTTATTAATCCGCAAACTCGGTATGcttgtttggtttttgggaGCTAGttgaaataataaacaaagcGGTGTCTTAAAAGTCGAGCTGCCCTTTtgggagcagcagcaagtgcTCAGCGGGTTCGTATCTAGAGTCTTTCGATGTGCGCGTCAAGTTCGTGCCTTGAGTCTTTCGATTCAGCACACTTTCCGCATACCGCAAGCCGCGTGCAATTAATTATGTAAGCCCGTCAAGGTCGATGCGAGTGTATTTTTAGCAACAGCGGCAACTGTTCTGTGCGTGAGTACGCAGTTTATCAGTTTATAGAACCATACTACATATAGCTATATAGCAGTTCCCCAAGGCCGTGGCGCAGAAGGAAGTCTTTCGTCGCGAGCCCGGACTCCTTTGTCCGCTGGCTAAGCCGCTTAGCACTCGGTTAATTGGCAGCTATGGACACTATGAGTCAGTTGCAATTGCGCAATTGTGTGGCTTGTGCCATGCAATTCTAGGGGCCGTTGCCTTTCAAATGGGAGCGCGTGTGGCAGAGACTTGTCATCTAGAGACCCACACCCAAATCTAAGGCACCCAAAGACAAACATAGCTGCAGCTCGCctttcagctgctgctgctgctgctgttacGGTTTCTGCAAGTTCTTGACGCCCCAGCCAACCTTGAAAGTGAACCaaaccgaactgaactgaactgaaactggAGTTCGCATACTTGTCCCATGCATTTACAAGTCCGGCTGGAACACGTTTTGGGGATTTTATGCGAGCATTTATCATCGAAAGCAATATTTCTGCTCTTACTTTCGCAACTGGAAGGGAACTGTAATAAAATGTGTATTTCGGATTTAAATCAGTGCAAGTTATGAGCACTCAGCGACCAATCAAAAGtgaaacattttaatttagcaTTTCTTTTAATTCGCCACCGCCCGAGATTGTCTTTTAATGGTATAAtgatttaaatgcaaaacaaacaagaaatcGTACAGAATAGTATGAACTGTTTGCACAATGTCGCGGGCGGCTGTGCACTTGTTACTTTTTCGAAGCAACGCAACAAAAGTCAGTCAACAAACAACACtattaacaacaaaaacagcgcGGGCATCTGTGGCGTACATTATTATGAGTTGGAACTTTATGGAGACGGAGACGAACTCCATGTGAGCAAGGcgacaaaacaaaacaaaacaaacaccaccagcaacagcagcgagaaaatgaaaattaaatcgCATATTGTTACTGaggaagatgatgatgatgaaaaaatatgttatatatataagtatatatacatatacaagtATGTATGGAGGCGCACGCAACATGCAAGAAAATCCGAGTCAGGAACTCATGGATGAAGAGTAGTCTGTCTTGGTCGCCCGAGACGCTGGGCACGTGTGAGTGTCATAATCATCAAGGGGTCTTCACATATATGTAGCTTATATTAGCAAAGTGGGGTATGCCTTGGTTATTACGAGATCTGTAAGTATTACTCTTATTctaatcaaatttatttgctttgacagaatttttataatatttttgaatttatgtatatatttatataaatcaCTTTAAAAGACTTTTTTCTGTTATATTATCATGATCTATTCCTTAAGCTGTgttcattaataaaattattcttTCACAGGTTgataaattaaagttttctACTTTCATCCGATAGACcaattatataaaaacaaactgtaaatgtgccatttttttttgcaatctTTGTATCTCAGTCCATCTGTCAAAGGTTTCAGAACTCATCTTTCAGATCGCACAACCTGAAGAAGTTTAATGCTAATATCTAAATGGCTCGGCACCTATCTTCTTCGCATCTGAACCCGTTCGCTGGATTTATGGATGGAAAGTTAGGGCATTGGGACGGCGCCATTGTGTCGACCTGCTCACTTGCTCCAATTCTGGCTCGGATTTGGATTCGTATTCAGACCGAGATGCGGAGATGCTCCGCTGGCGGGCCAGCAACTCCCCAGTCGGCTTTCATCTTTGTGGTGCTCTGCACaatgcggcgtatgcgcaatgtctGCTCTGTCACTCGATGTGCATGTCAAGCCGATGATTGCATCACCATTGCAGCAAAtgctgccgcagcagcagcagcagcaaaagtggcagtggcagctgCTTGGGGCAGCGTTTTTGCGGTTGGAAAATCGGcacacgaaaattataaattccGATTTTCACTTGCCTCGGCGCCTTTCATAATATTTTCACTTATTTCTCTCCCATTGCAGTGCTGAGAATTTGCAATTCTCACCAAAGTATTTCGTGCCAGGAAGGCGTCCAAAAAGttataataaaagaaaagacaaaaaaaaaggagcgTAAAACTAAAGAAATCAAACTGTTGCACAGCACTTTCGTGTGG carries:
- the LOC6608731 gene encoding uncharacterized protein LOC6608731 → MISRRKIISRSLDNLDAIGQEEQEEDVWHDREKLFRDHINEVLSKWEQIDDEIWAKIIVFEKNRRVAKAYARSSVITINGSKNGFDGVRIGLNGFDNPMRDAETKVIKKSIGDGFKIKMDDTGNIFIKRYGKSSIYVNSTSQGNEETVIGGDIIQMPQMSLTAGTSARLFDMKKFQTNINREFASTYPERGRLERQCLSAVSLVKSNNNLINSPVWILVVNVVAMDMLRSRLQTIPKSLDAMGLRVPLTNSSEDPYSTIESQVGLIYPTPAASDDSQNSQHSSNSSKGRRSIFSAAFLNEGPYVPKPDYESGGSLTPIYADKKRQKSSGSQQRKKQDDPYYCGLLARIPNFIKSSKQPCPGGASKPKKEPKISRKISAQHQQQQFLQPAQPIPIATFHHSYFPYKLYPPQHRLSQSQMSLWDARSLISAHE